The following proteins are co-located in the Methylomonas sp. 11b genome:
- the nadA gene encoding quinolinate synthase NadA — MTAALPIHDYALLDDAECDARIVAAKAKLGKRCIVLGHHYQRDEVFKHADIFGDSLKLSREAAQSEAEYIVFCGVHFMAEVADILSRPEQIAILPDLAAGCSMADMANKVKVQQCWDELAKIIDVENTVTPVTYINSAADLKAFCGQHDGIVCTSSNAQKILNWSFAKREKVLFFPDQHLGRNTGYRMGIPLEQMVTWDFNKPQGGLTEQQIRDAKIILWKGYCSVHQAFQPEQIDAFKAKHPETIVISHPEACFEVCEKSDFIGSTEMILKIVREAEANTRWLVATELNLVNRLNQECKAQGKSVHFMAPTLSMCSTMFRTDPQHLCWVLENLAAGHVVNQVSVPAEQAALAKKTLDNMLLAS; from the coding sequence ATGACTGCTGCCTTACCCATACATGATTACGCCTTGCTTGATGATGCCGAATGCGATGCCCGCATCGTTGCCGCCAAAGCCAAACTCGGCAAACGCTGTATCGTGCTTGGACATCATTACCAGCGCGATGAGGTGTTTAAACACGCGGATATTTTCGGCGACTCTTTGAAATTATCCCGGGAAGCCGCGCAATCTGAGGCCGAATACATCGTGTTTTGCGGGGTGCATTTCATGGCGGAAGTCGCGGATATTTTGTCGCGGCCGGAGCAAATCGCGATCTTGCCGGATTTGGCTGCCGGATGCTCGATGGCCGACATGGCCAATAAAGTCAAAGTTCAGCAATGTTGGGATGAACTGGCAAAAATCATCGACGTGGAAAACACGGTGACGCCAGTCACTTACATCAACTCGGCCGCTGATTTGAAAGCGTTTTGCGGTCAGCACGACGGCATCGTTTGTACCTCTTCAAACGCACAGAAAATTCTGAATTGGAGTTTTGCGAAGCGCGAAAAAGTATTGTTCTTTCCAGATCAGCATTTAGGACGCAACACCGGCTACCGGATGGGCATCCCGTTGGAGCAAATGGTGACCTGGGATTTCAATAAACCGCAAGGCGGTTTGACCGAGCAGCAAATCCGCGACGCCAAGATTATTCTTTGGAAAGGCTATTGTTCCGTGCATCAAGCGTTTCAACCGGAGCAGATTGACGCGTTCAAGGCAAAGCACCCGGAAACCATCGTGATTTCCCATCCTGAAGCCTGCTTCGAAGTCTGTGAAAAATCCGATTTCATCGGTTCAACCGAGATGATTTTAAAAATCGTCCGCGAAGCCGAAGCCAATACCCGTTGGTTGGTGGCGACCGAACTGAATCTGGTCAACCGCCTGAATCAGGAATGCAAAGCCCAAGGCAAAAGCGTGCATTTCATGGCGCCCACTTTAAGCATGTGTTCGACCATGTTCCGTACCGACCCGCAACATCTGTGTTGGGTGCTGGAAAATCTGGCGGCCGGGCATGTGGTTAATCAGGTCTCTGTGCCTGCCGAGCAGGCCGCGTTGGCGAAAAAGACTTTGGATAATATGCTTTTGGCATCGTAA
- a CDS encoding MDR/zinc-dependent alcohol dehydrogenase-like family protein — translation MQALRLDKSLSYRNDIPIPELAAGEALIELRLAGICATDLELVKGYAGFSGILGHEFVGTVVAIADHKHRDWLNRRVVGAINIGCNVCEVCRSDGPEHCLNRKVLGIRGKDGVFADYFSLPVVNLYAVPDAVPDQAAVFTEPLAAALRVVKQIAAIPVTGVAVVGPGRLGLLIAKVLNLAGYRVTVLGRSTNSLALPRQWQLATGLTTETPDNYFDCVVDASGQAAGFAQALRIVKPRGTLVLKSTFAANAALDLSKVVVYEINIIGSRCGPFADALTLLAEGKLPVATMIDDQYPLSDGLAAFTHAAQAGVRKILLQPALHADY, via the coding sequence ATGCAAGCATTGAGACTAGACAAATCCTTATCCTACCGCAACGATATTCCGATACCGGAATTAGCTGCCGGTGAAGCTTTGATTGAACTGCGCCTAGCCGGCATCTGTGCTACCGATCTGGAACTGGTGAAAGGCTATGCCGGCTTTTCCGGCATCCTCGGCCACGAATTTGTCGGTACGGTAGTTGCAATTGCCGATCACAAACACCGAGACTGGCTGAATCGGCGCGTGGTGGGCGCCATCAACATCGGCTGCAACGTCTGCGAGGTGTGCCGAAGCGACGGCCCTGAGCATTGCCTGAATCGCAAAGTGTTGGGCATACGCGGTAAAGACGGGGTATTTGCAGATTATTTCAGCCTGCCGGTTGTCAACCTATACGCCGTTCCTGACGCGGTGCCGGATCAAGCCGCCGTGTTTACCGAACCCTTGGCGGCGGCATTACGCGTCGTCAAACAAATTGCCGCAATCCCCGTCACCGGCGTCGCCGTCGTCGGCCCCGGCAGATTGGGTTTATTGATCGCCAAAGTGTTGAATCTGGCCGGCTACCGGGTCACAGTGCTGGGCCGATCAACAAATTCCTTGGCATTGCCCAGGCAATGGCAGCTGGCGACAGGCTTGACGACCGAGACTCCGGACAACTATTTCGACTGCGTTGTCGACGCCAGCGGTCAAGCTGCCGGCTTTGCCCAGGCCTTGCGCATCGTCAAGCCACGCGGCACATTGGTGCTAAAAAGCACCTTCGCTGCCAACGCGGCGCTGGATCTAAGCAAAGTGGTGGTTTACGAAATCAACATCATCGGTTCCCGTTGCGGTCCGTTTGCAGACGCCCTAACCCTGTTGGCCGAGGGCAAACTGCCCGTGGCAACCATGATAGACGACCAATACCCGCTTAGCGACGGACTTGCTGCATTCACGCACGCCGCCCAAGCCGGCGTCAGAAAAATTCTGTTACAGCCGGCACTGCATGCAGATTATTAG
- a CDS encoding phenylacetate--CoA ligase family protein, with protein MSYLPTTSSAAAFQHFLSKPLDALLAEHQAFDPQQKMLALFQRCETEVPAYRQFLQANHIDAAQIKTYPDFQNLPLINKVNYMQAYPLPARCFGGSLSGADRVAVSSGSTGVPTFWPRSAAYELDVAVRFEQVFKDSFQADQRTTLAVVCFALGNWVGGLFTTSCCWHLAGKGYPLLVATPGNNKAEIFRVVRELAPHFEQTVLLGYPPFVKDVIDAGAADGIDWAQFKPKLVFAGEVFSEEWRSLLSERIGSESVCFDSASLYGTADGGVLGNETPLSIAIRRWLAQRPEAARSLFGESRLPTLVQYDPHSRFFEVHEGTLVVSGENSVPLLRYHIADKGGVLTYAQIWEFLRQHGVQSFEDLGLDSGFQARNLPFVYVFGRADFTVSYYGANIYPENVTVGLEQPEIMAWVTGKFVLQTQENAEGDKYLHIAVELLPGVVPEPALAPKIAASIRTQLLRLNSEFANYTPAEKQLPQISLHSFADTEYFPAGVKHRYTRR; from the coding sequence ATGAGCTATTTACCCACAACATCTTCCGCGGCAGCATTTCAGCATTTTCTGTCCAAGCCATTGGATGCCTTACTTGCAGAACATCAAGCGTTTGATCCTCAGCAAAAGATGCTGGCTTTATTCCAGCGTTGTGAGACCGAGGTTCCCGCTTATCGGCAGTTTTTGCAAGCAAACCACATCGATGCCGCGCAGATTAAAACTTACCCTGATTTTCAAAATCTGCCCTTAATTAACAAAGTTAACTATATGCAAGCCTATCCCTTGCCGGCGCGCTGTTTCGGTGGCAGTTTGAGTGGCGCTGATCGAGTGGCGGTGTCGTCAGGCTCCACCGGTGTGCCGACGTTTTGGCCGCGTTCGGCGGCGTATGAGCTGGATGTGGCTGTGCGCTTCGAGCAAGTGTTCAAGGACAGTTTTCAGGCCGATCAACGGACTACGCTGGCGGTGGTGTGTTTTGCGCTGGGCAATTGGGTGGGCGGATTGTTTACCACGTCTTGCTGCTGGCATTTGGCGGGCAAAGGCTATCCGTTGCTGGTGGCAACGCCGGGCAATAACAAAGCCGAAATTTTTCGGGTGGTGCGAGAATTGGCGCCGCATTTTGAGCAAACCGTGCTGCTAGGTTATCCGCCATTTGTAAAGGACGTGATCGATGCCGGCGCCGCCGATGGCATAGATTGGGCACAATTTAAGCCCAAACTGGTGTTTGCCGGCGAGGTGTTTAGTGAGGAATGGCGCAGCTTGCTGTCCGAGCGTATCGGTTCAGAGTCGGTTTGTTTCGACTCGGCATCTTTGTACGGTACCGCAGACGGCGGCGTATTGGGTAACGAAACGCCGCTCAGCATCGCCATTCGCCGTTGGTTAGCGCAACGGCCGGAAGCGGCGCGAAGTTTGTTTGGCGAGTCGCGGTTGCCGACCCTGGTCCAATACGATCCGCATAGCCGTTTCTTCGAAGTACACGAGGGGACTTTGGTGGTCTCCGGAGAGAACAGCGTACCCTTACTGCGCTATCACATCGCCGACAAGGGCGGGGTCTTGACCTACGCGCAAATCTGGGAGTTTTTGCGGCAGCACGGCGTGCAGTCGTTCGAGGATTTAGGTTTGGACAGTGGTTTTCAAGCTCGTAACCTGCCGTTTGTGTATGTGTTTGGCCGCGCGGATTTTACCGTGTCCTATTACGGCGCCAATATCTATCCGGAAAACGTTACGGTGGGGCTGGAGCAGCCGGAGATCATGGCTTGGGTGACCGGAAAATTTGTCCTGCAAACTCAGGAAAATGCCGAGGGCGATAAATATCTGCATATTGCCGTGGAATTATTGCCGGGTGTGGTGCCCGAACCGGCGCTGGCGCCAAAGATAGCCGCCTCCATCCGTACTCAATTGTTGCGGCTGAACAGCGAGTTTGCCAATTACACGCCAGCCGAGAAACAATTGCCGCAAATCAGCTTACATAGTTTTGCAGATACGGAATATTTTCCCGCCGGGGTAAAACATCGTTACACCCGGCGTTGA
- a CDS encoding pyruvate formate lyase family protein, which yields MSVPYPSADGGISVELGKGPALPDSGSGKVDLFPIINQDFQKIKTLKDLALRHITLEQFPVVNAWREKLFAPEGTPEICDELPRLLTEFLRRSESQALPPYTRRAQALRHIFVNKTAIVHADDLLPGQTTTSFVGPVVYADTIGYCIWPELKTVTTRAQNPFKIRPEVADRLNREIFPFWLEQKPVQELARYSDYDSAEYENRDRVGGSYQPSIDPPLRKKAGQTPKAQELMERVAFFLSDKATCVSHTVPDFERVLKYGFDGLIERARQDIANGTAATPQQVEFLQGVIDVYEGAKIYAQHLAEASDQAGNQALAAICRKIPAQPAETLHEALAVVWICYHLLLQENTNFGFSIGRLDQILNPFYLADWQKLDSAHAQDDYTCRAVELVSHFFLHCSDHVPLSTSGSETLFAGSGSNQALTVGGTRYENGQVVDAVNDMTYIILKATEILSIRDPNVHARYHRDVHHRDAQGNPLPAEVMDPYLRRICQVNILTRATPALHGDAAVVPAMANYYAAHAGISAEEALADAYDYTSIGCIEENAAHKHYGNTGSTLMVLPAVLELALYGGKHRSDGVAPKSPNLFYGDERYTTQPLIQIDSMQAFIEAFKFQLNEMARHVVQCNNYFGRFYEQSRQSPFLSGLFTGPTNTPDSEGASFRDVSAGGAKYNSAGIAVIGLADVIDSFCVLDTLVFGGKMSAGELLAAMQADFDENSLQPKSAWAAFLARVKNWLHPEDAPLSLPNLSKDRLKQIKEMVRLAPKYGAGVDQTPGGIYNNATAVKYTHLLTEMLQEVFAQYRTHRGGRYLPGYWSMTNHAGFGMLTKATPNGRRSGESFASGITPCPGVVKANGEPVNLLDHMLSVTSVNANTVQNGYTYNLSLTTRDRGHFEEDTELFSRYMKAFADQNGVLVQMCVSSINDLVAADRAATAAGQAGSGEAEHKALEPFKDLMIRVAGYSAYFVTLSPQMRKEIIQRANFGLDTGAEQHTLSAL from the coding sequence ATGTCTGTTCCATATCCATCAGCCGACGGCGGTATTTCGGTAGAACTCGGCAAGGGTCCTGCGCTGCCGGACTCCGGTTCCGGAAAAGTCGACTTATTTCCCATCATCAATCAAGACTTCCAGAAAATTAAAACTCTGAAGGACTTGGCGCTACGTCATATAACGCTGGAACAGTTCCCGGTCGTCAACGCCTGGCGTGAGAAGCTGTTTGCGCCGGAAGGCACGCCGGAAATTTGCGACGAGTTGCCGCGCTTGCTGACCGAATTCTTACGCCGGTCCGAGAGTCAGGCCTTACCGCCTTACACCCGGCGCGCCCAAGCGCTGCGCCACATCTTCGTCAACAAAACCGCAATCGTGCATGCAGACGACTTGCTGCCCGGCCAAACCACCACCAGCTTCGTCGGTCCGGTGGTCTACGCCGATACCATCGGTTATTGCATCTGGCCGGAATTGAAGACGGTCACGACTCGCGCCCAAAATCCGTTCAAGATTCGCCCGGAAGTGGCCGACCGCCTGAATCGGGAGATTTTTCCGTTTTGGCTGGAACAAAAACCGGTGCAGGAATTAGCTAGGTACAGCGATTACGATAGCGCCGAATACGAAAACCGCGACCGGGTAGGTGGCTCTTACCAACCGTCGATCGATCCGCCATTGCGTAAAAAGGCCGGACAAACGCCAAAAGCCCAAGAATTGATGGAGCGGGTGGCCTTCTTCCTGTCCGACAAGGCCACTTGTGTTTCGCATACGGTGCCGGATTTTGAGCGGGTTTTGAAATATGGCTTCGATGGCCTAATCGAACGGGCCAGACAGGATATTGCCAATGGCACGGCCGCCACGCCGCAGCAGGTGGAATTTCTACAAGGCGTTATCGATGTATACGAAGGCGCCAAAATTTATGCGCAACATCTAGCCGAGGCCTCCGACCAAGCCGGCAACCAAGCACTAGCCGCCATTTGCCGGAAGATTCCGGCCCAGCCCGCAGAAACCTTGCACGAGGCTTTGGCGGTAGTCTGGATTTGCTACCACCTATTGTTACAAGAAAATACCAATTTCGGTTTTTCCATCGGCCGCCTCGATCAAATCCTCAACCCGTTCTATTTGGCCGATTGGCAAAAACTGGATAGCGCCCATGCTCAGGACGACTATACCTGTCGGGCTGTAGAGTTGGTCAGCCATTTCTTTCTGCACTGTTCCGATCATGTACCGCTGTCCACCTCCGGTTCGGAAACCCTGTTTGCCGGCAGCGGCTCGAATCAGGCGTTGACCGTGGGCGGCACCCGTTACGAAAACGGCCAAGTCGTCGATGCGGTCAACGACATGACTTACATCATTCTGAAAGCCACAGAGATCTTGTCGATCCGCGATCCGAACGTGCATGCTCGCTATCACCGGGATGTGCACCACCGCGATGCCCAAGGCAATCCGCTGCCGGCCGAAGTGATGGACCCTTATCTTAGACGCATCTGTCAGGTCAATATCCTGACCAGGGCCACGCCGGCGCTGCATGGCGACGCGGCAGTGGTGCCGGCCATGGCCAATTACTATGCGGCGCATGCCGGTATCAGCGCGGAAGAAGCCTTGGCTGATGCCTACGATTACACTTCTATCGGCTGCATCGAAGAGAACGCCGCGCATAAACATTACGGCAATACCGGCTCGACCTTGATGGTGCTGCCGGCGGTGTTAGAGCTGGCTTTGTATGGCGGCAAACACCGCAGCGACGGCGTGGCGCCGAAATCGCCAAACCTGTTTTACGGCGACGAGCGTTACACCACTCAGCCGTTGATTCAAATCGATAGCATGCAAGCGTTTATCGAAGCCTTTAAATTTCAATTGAACGAAATGGCCCGGCATGTCGTGCAATGCAACAATTACTTCGGCCGATTCTACGAACAATCCCGCCAGTCGCCGTTTTTGTCCGGGCTGTTCACCGGTCCTACCAATACCCCGGATAGCGAGGGTGCCAGTTTTCGCGATGTATCCGCCGGCGGGGCCAAATACAATTCGGCGGGGATTGCGGTGATTGGTTTGGCCGATGTGATCGACTCGTTTTGCGTGCTGGACACCCTGGTGTTTGGCGGCAAAATGTCTGCCGGCGAATTGCTGGCCGCCATGCAGGCCGATTTCGATGAAAACAGCCTACAACCCAAAAGCGCTTGGGCGGCATTTCTGGCGCGGGTAAAAAACTGGTTGCATCCCGAGGATGCGCCGCTCAGCTTGCCTAATCTAAGCAAAGATCGGTTAAAACAAATCAAGGAAATGGTCCGATTGGCCCCCAAATACGGCGCCGGCGTCGATCAAACCCCGGGCGGCATTTATAACAACGCCACGGCGGTCAAATACACGCATTTGCTGACCGAAATGTTGCAGGAAGTGTTTGCCCAATACCGCACTCATCGCGGCGGGCGCTATCTGCCCGGTTACTGGAGCATGACCAATCATGCCGGTTTTGGGATGCTGACCAAAGCCACGCCGAACGGACGGCGCAGCGGCGAATCCTTTGCCAGCGGCATTACGCCGTGTCCGGGTGTGGTGAAAGCCAACGGCGAGCCGGTCAATTTGCTGGATCATATGCTGTCGGTCACGTCGGTGAACGCCAACACGGTGCAAAACGGCTATACCTATAACCTCAGCCTGACGACCCGCGACAGAGGCCATTTCGAAGAAGACACCGAGTTGTTCTCGCGCTATATGAAGGCCTTTGCCGACCAAAACGGCGTGCTGGTGCAAATGTGCGTGTCCTCCATCAACGATCTGGTGGCCGCCGACCGCGCCGCCACGGCGGCCGGCCAGGCGGGCTCCGGCGAGGCCGAGCATAAAGCCCTCGAGCCGTTCAAAGATCTGATGATACGCGTGGCGGGTTACTCGGCGTATTTCGTCACCCTTAGCCCGCAAATGCGTAAAGAGATTATTCAACGAGCCAACTTTGGATTGGACACCGGCGCCGAGCAACATACGCTCAGCGCGCTTTAA
- a CDS encoding glycyl-radical enzyme activating protein, translated as MDSKAYIFDIKRNTSEDGPGIRTTVFFKGCPLRCSWCQNPEGLAPGPSLSFRPELCDPDDCDRPCLKACKLKALTLQDQLLRLDRERCDKCGRCATVCSRHALELVGQWLSVDELFYRVAIDKPFYDATGGGVTASGGECTMQMNFLHEFFKKLKAAGIRTAVETNGMFNFGRFTRLLLPWLDLIYFDLKLIDEAASIQHTGHSNRPILDNLQRLTEIADIPVKVRIPLIPNITATEENLRGIARFLREHQIKQVSALPYNPLWLDKLQRFGIDVEYRHSAFMSDAEIGHCIDCLQAS; from the coding sequence ATGGACAGCAAAGCCTACATCTTCGATATCAAACGTAATACCAGCGAGGACGGACCGGGCATCCGTACCACAGTGTTTTTCAAGGGCTGTCCGCTGCGTTGCAGTTGGTGTCAAAATCCCGAGGGCCTAGCTCCGGGGCCATCTCTGTCTTTTCGCCCCGAGCTCTGTGATCCGGACGACTGTGATCGGCCTTGTCTCAAGGCTTGTAAATTAAAAGCCTTAACCCTGCAAGACCAGCTGCTGCGGCTTGATCGAGAGCGCTGCGATAAATGCGGGCGCTGCGCGACGGTGTGCTCTCGGCATGCCTTGGAGCTGGTTGGCCAATGGCTGAGCGTGGACGAGCTGTTTTACCGGGTGGCAATAGACAAGCCCTTTTATGATGCTACCGGCGGCGGCGTTACGGCGTCCGGTGGCGAATGCACCATGCAGATGAATTTTCTGCACGAGTTTTTTAAAAAACTCAAAGCCGCGGGCATTCGTACCGCCGTCGAAACCAACGGCATGTTCAATTTTGGGCGTTTTACCCGCTTACTGCTGCCTTGGTTGGATTTGATCTATTTCGACTTAAAACTGATAGACGAAGCTGCGAGTATCCAGCACACCGGCCATTCCAATCGGCCTATTCTGGATAATTTGCAGCGCCTGACCGAGATCGCCGACATTCCGGTCAAGGTACGTATTCCGTTAATTCCGAACATTACCGCCACCGAGGAAAACCTGCGCGGCATAGCCCGATTTTTGCGGGAGCACCAGATCAAGCAGGTCAGCGCCTTGCCTTATAACCCATTATGGCTGGACAAGCTGCAACGCTTCGGTATCGATGTCGAATATCGGCACAGCGCATTCATGAGCGACGCCGAAATTGGACATTGCATCGATTGCTTGCAAGCCAGTTGA
- a CDS encoding DUF6765 family protein: MQTDFHHAVTYVTARTAGFEHDQADIIAYSAQYVDDAVSEGVVHFDNDAFYARIHSSHKSTDVGNLNNDYNHLIWLPFHFLPGNGGKGPGEDPDGTFIQKIVCLPDSPPAKEMVQAAVNDKDKPYSLHRLGIALHVYADTWSHQGFAGVIHEINQVEHAREIKSSGMYAKQLQHMLEDWLDDVIPPLGHGRAKMFPDLPFLHWQYKNGRGVWVERDNPTDFCKAADAMCKAMQQYLNKPPSGLPAADKALLNKIFLELKIKEDKTRHDRWLDIVKNGFNGERFSFGGAEISYVAEGVGSWKEKALGSSWDLRVHPYKPGFLSSNWKLFHDALQLHRLTVLHDILPKYGICAG; encoded by the coding sequence ATGCAAACCGATTTCCATCACGCCGTCACCTATGTCACCGCCCGCACTGCCGGTTTCGAGCACGATCAGGCCGACATCATCGCCTATTCGGCACAATATGTGGACGACGCCGTCAGCGAAGGCGTCGTGCATTTTGACAACGACGCGTTTTATGCGCGAATTCATTCCTCGCACAAAAGCACCGATGTCGGCAATTTAAACAATGATTACAACCACCTGATCTGGTTGCCGTTCCATTTTTTGCCGGGTAACGGCGGCAAGGGGCCGGGCGAGGATCCGGACGGTACATTTATCCAGAAAATCGTCTGCCTGCCCGATAGTCCGCCGGCCAAGGAGATGGTGCAGGCCGCCGTCAACGATAAAGACAAACCATACAGTCTGCATCGGCTGGGGATTGCTCTGCATGTGTATGCGGACACCTGGTCGCACCAAGGCTTTGCCGGGGTAATTCACGAGATTAACCAAGTGGAACATGCCAGAGAAATCAAAAGCTCCGGTATGTATGCCAAGCAACTCCAGCATATGCTGGAGGATTGGCTGGACGATGTCATTCCGCCCTTGGGTCATGGTCGCGCCAAGATGTTTCCCGATCTGCCGTTTTTGCATTGGCAGTATAAGAACGGTCGCGGTGTCTGGGTTGAACGCGATAACCCCACGGATTTTTGCAAGGCTGCGGATGCGATGTGTAAAGCCATGCAGCAGTACCTGAATAAACCTCCAAGCGGGTTGCCGGCTGCGGATAAGGCCTTACTGAATAAAATCTTTCTGGAATTAAAAATTAAAGAAGATAAGACGCGTCACGACAGATGGCTGGATATCGTCAAAAACGGCTTTAACGGCGAAAGATTTAGTTTTGGCGGCGCCGAGATTAGTTACGTCGCGGAAGGCGTGGGATCCTGGAAGGAGAAAGCCTTGGGCAGCAGTTGGGATCTGCGCGTTCATCCCTATAAGCCCGGATTTTTAAGCAGTAACTGGAAGTTATTCCACGACGCCTTGCAATTGCATCGCTTGACGGTGCTGCACGATATTTTGCCCAAGTACGGCATTTGCGCGGGCTAA
- a CDS encoding esterase/lipase family protein, which produces MNANTEAALSCRTLYPIVLLHGIGYRDDMLMLNSWGRIPNTLEAAGARVFQGGMDAWNSHENSALVLKPNVEQVLSQTGSAKVNIIAHSKGGLEARYLISKLDMADKVASLTTVCTPHHGSAVADLVAGDIPDTQNLLSVNFFKRLAQRLGFGAMDILARITGDKSPQAGMAIKQLTRSYLAEFNRQILDVPGVYYQSYGTLMRLAIDDPVFAATHVLLKRIEGDNDGMVSTLSCQWGRFRGLIGDGNPDHGLSHGDLVDYRGMLLTHFNVPAVYLDIVKDLKQQGF; this is translated from the coding sequence ATGAACGCCAATACCGAAGCCGCTCTATCTTGCCGCACCCTATACCCCATCGTCTTGTTACACGGCATCGGGTACCGCGACGACATGCTGATGTTAAACTCATGGGGGCGCATTCCTAATACACTGGAGGCAGCCGGTGCTCGGGTATTTCAGGGCGGTATGGATGCCTGGAATAGCCACGAAAACAGCGCACTCGTCCTGAAGCCTAATGTTGAACAGGTGCTTAGCCAAACCGGCTCGGCAAAGGTCAACATCATCGCCCATTCCAAGGGCGGCCTGGAGGCACGCTACCTGATTTCCAAGCTGGATATGGCCGATAAGGTCGCCAGTCTGACCACGGTATGCACCCCACACCATGGCTCGGCCGTGGCGGATCTGGTCGCTGGCGACATTCCCGATACCCAAAACCTTTTGAGCGTAAATTTCTTCAAACGCCTGGCGCAGAGATTGGGGTTCGGCGCGATGGACATTCTGGCCAGGATCACCGGCGACAAAAGCCCCCAAGCTGGCATGGCCATTAAACAGCTGACTCGTAGTTACCTAGCGGAATTTAATCGACAAATACTTGATGTGCCCGGCGTGTATTACCAAAGCTATGGGACGCTGATGCGCCTGGCTATCGACGACCCTGTGTTTGCTGCCACCCATGTGTTGCTGAAGCGCATAGAAGGCGACAACGACGGCATGGTCTCCACGCTGTCCTGCCAATGGGGCAGATTTCGCGGACTGATAGGCGATGGCAATCCGGACCACGGCTTGTCGCATGGCGACTTGGTGGACTATCGCGGCATGCTGCTTACTCATTTCAATGTTCCTGCGGTGTACCTCGACATAGTCAAAGACCTAAAACAACAAGGCTTTTGA
- a CDS encoding PepSY domain-containing protein has protein sequence MKKSLLTLSVLAGFGMLSASAVAADQGLENCIQAVKKEKAGELVKLEKLNVAGKGAYELELRDNNRQEWEFMCDADSGKLTEKESEVADPNSQAFKKNVKVTEEDAAAIALKANPGKIEEVEYEVEENGGSSYEFDIVNDKGLETKVEVDAASGKIIETATEEWEIGEEVDEKR, from the coding sequence ATGAAAAAGTCATTGTTAACATTATCTGTATTAGCCGGTTTTGGCATGTTGTCCGCTAGTGCCGTGGCAGCCGATCAAGGCCTGGAAAACTGCATCCAAGCCGTAAAAAAAGAAAAAGCGGGCGAACTGGTCAAACTGGAAAAGCTCAACGTAGCCGGCAAAGGCGCTTACGAATTGGAACTGCGCGACAACAACCGCCAGGAATGGGAGTTCATGTGCGATGCCGACAGCGGCAAGCTGACCGAGAAAGAATCTGAAGTGGCTGATCCGAATAGCCAGGCATTCAAAAAGAATGTCAAAGTCACAGAGGAAGATGCCGCAGCAATTGCGCTAAAAGCCAACCCCGGCAAGATTGAGGAGGTCGAATACGAAGTGGAGGAAAACGGCGGCTCGTCTTATGAATTCGACATCGTCAACGACAAAGGCTTAGAAACCAAAGTCGAAGTCGACGCCGCCAGCGGAAAAATCATCGAAACCGCTACCGAGGAATGGGAAATCGGCGAGGAAGTTGACGAAAAACGTTAA
- a CDS encoding LuxR C-terminal-related transcriptional regulator, whose translation MSVIRLLLPAPGFAEISLNPEELEKQGVVVITTEPNTAEPMNFAALDLVLIDGEAALQDNLALIDQIKSIAPACKFMVLLRHSSAHAVTYMQAGVKGFLAVLPDAVKLTEIIRKLVQGEYYLDQNIAQLLAMRQIKKQLDPFVSLSSREFDVFCLLAEGCSLQAIALQLGISSKTVSNCQTQIKLKLAIDNRGSLRKFANCHGLIIDNSV comes from the coding sequence GTGTCAGTCATCAGACTATTGCTACCCGCACCAGGGTTTGCAGAAATTAGCCTTAATCCGGAAGAGCTGGAGAAACAAGGTGTTGTTGTCATAACAACGGAGCCAAATACTGCGGAACCGATGAATTTCGCGGCTTTAGACCTAGTCCTGATCGATGGGGAGGCGGCCTTGCAGGACAATCTGGCCCTAATCGATCAAATAAAATCTATTGCTCCCGCGTGTAAATTTATGGTCCTGCTTCGCCATTCCAGCGCCCATGCCGTGACTTATATGCAGGCCGGTGTGAAGGGGTTTTTGGCAGTGCTTCCCGACGCGGTGAAGTTGACCGAGATCATCCGCAAGCTTGTGCAAGGTGAATATTACCTGGACCAAAACATAGCGCAGTTGTTGGCCATGCGGCAAATCAAAAAGCAGCTAGATCCATTTGTATCGCTCAGCTCCCGCGAATTTGATGTATTTTGTCTGTTAGCCGAAGGCTGTTCATTACAAGCGATAGCGCTGCAGTTGGGCATTAGCAGTAAAACCGTGTCCAATTGCCAAACTCAAATCAAACTGAAACTGGCTATCGATAATCGAGGCTCGCTAAGAAAGTTTGCGAATTGCCATGGCTTGATTATCGATAACAGCGTATGA